In one Chitinophaga sancti genomic region, the following are encoded:
- a CDS encoding TonB-dependent receptor: MSGMFKTSLLLILFCFPIVLFAQHGPAISGRITAFDGQPIELVSISIVELKKGTLTDNNGNYSIEEIAPGTYTLRIQLLGAPQKDFKIEVVPGRPAILDYQLPKENIQALQEVRIIGNTNKFSKKESYYVSRLPLKNLENPQVYNVVPKELIEEQMAIDLGSISKNVPGAGLPMIANQGRVTFRQRGFETEPNARNGVAGAAFATLDPVNLERVEAIKGPSATLFGTNISSSYGGLYNRVTKKPFNGFGGEVAFTGGSWNYNRLTVDVNTPVNKEKTMLFRLNGATTFQKSFQDMGFTNNLSLAPSFSYQITDRLSLLLDVEFGQEKGTSVVRFNPYTGGGKTLSIADMKFPYKRLFLSNDLAYQTQMMNIFAQINYKISEHWTSQTVVSRARSSINGYINALNGRTDSTLRASVINGYTTFIATDIQQNFIGDFNIGKFRNRMVIGLDYYNNSNSFDRTTVAGPTINFQHPGASYRLGKSTIDSLVARATGTAIRNENNGDNSYAAYASDVFNITKNLMAMVSLRVDYYRAQGTHSIIYDTTAAGTNYHQTALSPKLGLVYEVLKDKVSVFGSYMNGFFHETGTDYEGNAFKPEEGNQLEGGVKVDVWQHKLVGTLSCYDIRVKNVVIADLEHNGYSKQNGTQRSKGLEAEITVNPVRGLNIVAGYAYNDSKYTKSDSATLGLRPALSGPPNMWNFWASYHISSGNLNGLGFGFGGNGGDQSYQTNTATTKITIPSYVMLDASVFYERSKYRIGVKIDNLTSQKAWSVRLTPQPPTRVLGSFALKF; encoded by the coding sequence ATGTCAGGAATGTTCAAGACATCACTACTACTTATACTTTTTTGCTTTCCAATAGTACTATTTGCACAACATGGCCCAGCCATCTCAGGGCGCATTACCGCTTTTGACGGCCAGCCCATTGAACTCGTCTCCATTTCTATCGTCGAATTAAAAAAAGGTACCCTCACTGACAATAACGGTAACTATAGCATCGAAGAAATCGCCCCTGGCACTTATACCCTAAGGATCCAGCTACTCGGTGCCCCGCAGAAAGATTTCAAAATAGAAGTCGTACCCGGGCGCCCGGCCATACTGGATTACCAGTTGCCAAAAGAAAACATCCAGGCCTTACAGGAAGTGCGCATAATCGGTAACACGAACAAGTTTTCTAAAAAAGAAAGCTACTACGTCAGCCGTCTTCCATTAAAGAACCTGGAGAATCCACAAGTCTATAACGTGGTGCCAAAGGAACTGATCGAAGAACAAATGGCCATAGACCTGGGTAGCATTTCTAAAAACGTACCTGGTGCCGGCCTCCCGATGATCGCCAACCAGGGCCGTGTAACCTTCCGTCAGCGCGGGTTCGAAACAGAGCCAAACGCCCGCAACGGGGTGGCCGGTGCAGCCTTTGCCACCCTCGATCCCGTCAACCTCGAAAGGGTAGAAGCCATCAAAGGTCCATCTGCCACCCTGTTCGGAACCAATATCTCCAGCAGCTATGGTGGCTTGTATAACCGTGTTACCAAGAAACCTTTTAATGGTTTCGGCGGCGAAGTGGCCTTCACCGGCGGTAGCTGGAACTACAACCGTCTTACAGTAGACGTGAACACCCCTGTAAATAAAGAAAAAACAATGCTCTTCCGCCTGAACGGTGCCACCACCTTCCAGAAGAGTTTCCAGGATATGGGATTTACGAATAATCTGAGCCTTGCGCCGAGTTTCTCCTACCAGATTACAGATCGTCTCTCCCTTCTCTTAGACGTCGAATTCGGGCAGGAAAAAGGTACTTCTGTAGTTCGCTTCAATCCATACACCGGGGGCGGCAAGACCCTCTCTATTGCAGATATGAAATTCCCTTATAAAAGGCTTTTCCTGAGCAATGACCTGGCTTACCAGACCCAGATGATGAACATCTTTGCCCAGATCAACTATAAGATCTCCGAACATTGGACCTCCCAGACCGTAGTATCCCGCGCCCGTTCTTCTATCAATGGGTATATCAATGCGCTGAACGGACGTACCGATTCTACCCTGCGTGCCAGTGTCATCAATGGTTATACCACCTTCATCGCTACCGACATCCAGCAGAACTTTATCGGTGATTTCAATATCGGAAAGTTCCGCAACCGGATGGTGATAGGCCTGGATTACTACAATAACAGCAATTCATTTGACAGAACCACTGTCGCGGGGCCTACGATCAATTTCCAGCATCCGGGTGCCAGCTACCGCCTCGGAAAGTCTACCATAGATTCCCTGGTAGCAAGAGCCACCGGTACGGCTATCCGTAACGAAAACAATGGAGACAACAGCTATGCGGCTTATGCATCTGATGTATTTAATATCACAAAGAACCTGATGGCCATGGTGAGCCTGCGCGTAGACTACTACCGCGCCCAGGGCACGCACAGCATCATTTACGATACCACTGCTGCCGGTACCAATTATCACCAGACAGCCCTGTCTCCCAAATTGGGCCTGGTATACGAAGTACTGAAAGATAAAGTATCCGTTTTTGGTAGCTACATGAATGGCTTCTTCCACGAAACCGGAACTGATTACGAAGGAAACGCCTTTAAACCTGAAGAAGGTAACCAACTGGAAGGTGGCGTAAAAGTAGATGTATGGCAACACAAACTGGTAGGTACTTTGAGTTGCTACGATATCCGGGTGAAAAATGTAGTCATTGCTGACCTGGAGCATAATGGTTATAGCAAGCAGAATGGTACACAGCGCAGCAAAGGCCTGGAAGCAGAGATCACGGTGAACCCTGTACGCGGTCTGAACATCGTAGCCGGTTATGCGTACAACGATAGCAAATACACAAAATCAGATAGCGCCACCCTTGGATTAAGACCTGCATTATCCGGTCCTCCTAATATGTGGAATTTCTGGGCAAGCTATCATATTTCCAGCGGTAACCTGAATGGACTGGGCTTTGGTTTTGGCGGTAATGGGGGAGATCAGTCTTACCAGACAAACACTGCAACAACTAAGATCACGATACCTTCTTACGTGATGCTGGATGCATCTGTATTTTATGAAAGATCTAAATATAGGATCGGTGTGAAGATCGATAACCTCACCAGCCAGAAAGCCTGGTCTGTGAGATTGACGCCACAGCCACCCACCCGTGTACTGGGCAGCTTTGCACTGAAATTCTAA
- the pepE gene encoding dipeptidase PepE — MKNVVLASTSTLYGEKYLQYLLPVMQELFAGIDEIVFIPYARPGGISHDEYTARAAAGLANIGIRVKGLHTFADPAQAIREAKGFFTGGGNTFVLVKQLHELKLMDLLSEVVAKGTPYIGASAGSNIGGVNMQTTNDMPIVYPPSFQTMGLMPYNINPHYQEPIPGVPHMGETRETRILEFHTQQAIPVIGLREGSWIRIKGDEIRLQGSMPAKIFEQGKTPYELPAGADIKI, encoded by the coding sequence ATGAAAAACGTCGTACTTGCCAGTACTTCTACCCTTTACGGTGAAAAATACCTTCAGTACCTCCTCCCGGTTATGCAGGAACTTTTTGCCGGCATCGACGAAATCGTCTTCATTCCCTACGCCCGTCCGGGTGGTATCTCGCACGACGAATACACGGCCCGCGCAGCAGCTGGTCTCGCAAACATCGGTATCAGGGTAAAAGGCTTACATACCTTCGCTGATCCTGCACAGGCTATCCGCGAAGCCAAAGGCTTCTTTACCGGGGGTGGCAATACCTTCGTACTGGTAAAACAATTGCATGAACTCAAACTCATGGACCTGCTTAGCGAAGTGGTTGCGAAAGGAACACCTTACATTGGTGCAAGTGCCGGCAGCAATATCGGTGGCGTCAATATGCAGACCACGAATGATATGCCGATTGTATATCCGCCCAGTTTCCAGACGATGGGTTTAATGCCCTATAACATAAACCCGCATTACCAGGAACCGATCCCCGGTGTACCGCACATGGGCGAAACCAGGGAAACGCGTATTCTTGAATTTCATACCCAACAAGCTATCCCGGTAATTGGTCTGCGCGAAGGCAGCTGGATCCGTATCAAAGGAGATGAGATCCGCCTGCAGGGCAGTATGCCTGCCAAAATTTTCGAACAGGGGAAAACACCTTACGAATTACCAGCAGGTGCCGACATTAAAATCTAA
- a CDS encoding SusC/RagA family TonB-linked outer membrane protein, whose amino-acid sequence MQRSFIVCTVLFLLCVFNAIAQEKKTVSGSVQDEKGNPLVGVSVQEKGTTNGASTGDGGKFSLKVAPGATLIFSYIGYVKQEVAASAAASIHLVTDQKGLNEVVVTAMGIKRETRALGYAVSTVSAKEITQSGSTNFASALYGKAAGVKIVSAPGGAGSAVSVQVRGVSSISMSTQPLYVVDGIPIRNYNTLTSQSWGTTNSRIDGNGALDINPEDIETLTILKGASASALYGSEATNGVVVVTTKKGTKGRGLGVDMNYTFNLENVSTNPDYQNEYGPGYDAQTNVGNGIADAQGWVTDSDGSKHPYYGAYPQFGPKFDNSSVKYWDGSTRTYKANKNNYKDFFQQGYNSNLNMALSNANENGSYRMSYTRTDYKSIMPGSKLNKNNFNFNGTLKLSRKVSVDLVSTYNNNFTHNRAYAMSSLFGEYNGFFSRMDDMDTYFDKYKTSNGYKYVAYNNYSYDQDEKLLYRVRATNLFDYLYTNLRNSYDETQNRFINSITLNVAFLDNLRFRGRVGSDYTGWSALDKEHNTQPSTVGYTGAYATEQRNNNNTYADLLLTWNPKISHDFDLTVTGGGSGRKQTYLYQKTSTTDGLAEENWFSLANSASTVTSQSARATQVDGAAFAMFNMSYKSFLYLEATGRYEGTSTLPSHVNTYFYPSVSAGFVFSDVLKMPSWLNYGKLRASYALVGNHPAIYASNVAYNQYSVVYDNANILYQQPNASAFGNPNIVSEQKRESEIGVETKFLDGRVGLDLSYYNNKVNKQIVTASTAPSSGATTELMNAGSISNYGWEAAINATPIQKKDFRWATRFNFAINRNKLTELDNNLQSLTDNVDGGGYLIMRSEVGDALGNIYVHPMTTDANGNKVVSGDGYYTVDANNYKYAGNILPKVVGGFSNTISYKAFTLDFTLDYRFGGKLISIPTYYQLGAGMFKNTLQYRDAAHGGISYVANDDAKADYTANADGDRHDGVILKGVTSTGATNSKVISAAAYYMNNFNWRNDGDYSAAVFNNSYIKVREVSFSYSMPKKITNRLHLQQLQLSLIGRNLFYLYKSLPYGLDPEVAVGSSWSSQGIDNGTAGATRSLGASLRARF is encoded by the coding sequence ATGCAAAGATCGTTTATTGTATGTACGGTCCTGTTCCTGCTATGCGTATTCAACGCAATCGCACAGGAGAAAAAGACAGTCTCAGGGTCTGTACAGGATGAAAAAGGCAATCCACTCGTAGGTGTAAGTGTGCAGGAAAAAGGCACCACTAATGGTGCCAGTACCGGCGACGGAGGTAAGTTCTCATTGAAAGTAGCTCCCGGCGCTACATTGATCTTCTCCTACATTGGTTATGTAAAACAGGAAGTAGCAGCATCTGCCGCCGCTTCTATCCACCTGGTTACCGATCAGAAAGGCCTGAACGAAGTAGTCGTTACGGCCATGGGTATCAAAAGAGAAACCCGTGCACTCGGTTATGCAGTCAGCACCGTCAGCGCAAAAGAGATCACACAGAGCGGTTCTACCAACTTCGCTTCTGCCCTCTATGGTAAAGCTGCCGGTGTAAAGATCGTTTCAGCACCGGGTGGTGCCGGTAGTGCCGTATCCGTACAGGTGCGTGGTGTATCGTCCATCAGCATGAGCACACAGCCCCTGTATGTTGTAGACGGTATTCCTATCCGTAACTACAATACACTCACTTCCCAGTCATGGGGTACTACCAACAGCCGTATTGATGGTAATGGTGCACTCGACATCAACCCTGAAGATATCGAAACACTCACTATCCTCAAAGGTGCCAGCGCATCTGCACTCTATGGCTCGGAAGCTACTAACGGTGTGGTGGTGGTCACCACTAAAAAAGGTACCAAAGGCAGAGGTCTAGGTGTTGATATGAACTATACTTTCAACCTCGAAAACGTATCTACCAATCCCGATTACCAGAACGAATATGGTCCCGGCTATGATGCACAAACAAACGTTGGTAACGGTATAGCAGATGCCCAGGGCTGGGTAACCGATTCCGATGGCAGCAAGCATCCTTACTATGGCGCCTACCCACAGTTCGGCCCCAAGTTCGATAACAGCTCCGTGAAATACTGGGATGGTTCTACACGTACTTACAAAGCGAACAAAAATAACTATAAAGATTTCTTCCAGCAGGGTTATAACTCTAACCTGAACATGGCACTGTCCAATGCAAATGAGAATGGTAGCTACCGTATGTCATATACCCGCACGGACTATAAAAGCATCATGCCCGGCAGCAAACTGAATAAGAACAACTTCAATTTCAACGGTACCCTGAAACTGAGTAGAAAAGTATCTGTTGATCTCGTATCTACTTACAATAACAATTTCACCCATAACCGCGCTTACGCCATGAGCAGCCTTTTTGGCGAATATAATGGTTTCTTCAGCCGTATGGATGATATGGATACGTACTTCGATAAATACAAAACTTCCAACGGTTATAAATACGTTGCCTACAATAACTACAGCTATGATCAGGATGAGAAATTACTTTACAGGGTACGCGCTACCAACCTGTTCGATTACCTGTATACCAACCTGCGTAATAGTTACGATGAAACACAAAACCGTTTCATCAACAGCATCACACTGAATGTAGCGTTCCTCGACAACCTGCGCTTCCGTGGCCGTGTAGGTAGTGATTACACCGGCTGGAGCGCCCTCGACAAGGAACACAACACACAGCCTTCTACAGTCGGTTACACCGGTGCATATGCTACTGAACAACGTAACAACAATAATACATATGCCGATCTGCTGCTGACCTGGAACCCTAAGATCAGCCACGATTTCGACCTCACTGTAACCGGTGGTGGTTCGGGCAGAAAACAAACTTACCTGTACCAGAAAACTTCTACCACCGATGGTCTGGCAGAAGAAAATTGGTTCAGCCTTGCTAACTCTGCGAGTACCGTCACTTCACAGTCTGCCCGTGCCACACAGGTAGATGGAGCTGCATTCGCTATGTTCAACATGAGTTACAAAAGCTTCCTGTACCTGGAAGCAACGGGTCGTTACGAAGGTACTTCTACCTTGCCCAGCCATGTGAACACTTATTTCTATCCATCCGTGAGTGCCGGTTTTGTATTCTCCGATGTATTGAAGATGCCTTCCTGGCTGAACTATGGCAAGCTGAGAGCTTCTTACGCGCTGGTAGGTAACCATCCTGCTATCTATGCTTCGAACGTGGCGTACAATCAATACTCCGTAGTATACGATAACGCAAACATCCTCTATCAGCAACCTAATGCTTCTGCATTCGGTAACCCTAATATCGTATCCGAACAGAAACGTGAATCTGAAATTGGTGTGGAAACCAAATTCCTTGATGGTAGAGTAGGGCTGGACCTGAGCTATTATAATAACAAGGTGAACAAGCAGATCGTAACAGCCAGCACAGCGCCTTCCAGCGGTGCAACCACTGAACTGATGAATGCCGGTAGCATCTCTAACTACGGATGGGAAGCAGCAATCAATGCAACGCCTATCCAGAAAAAAGATTTCCGCTGGGCCACCCGTTTCAACTTCGCCATCAACAGGAACAAGCTGACTGAACTGGATAACAATCTTCAGAGTCTCACAGACAACGTAGATGGTGGTGGTTACCTGATCATGCGATCCGAAGTTGGCGATGCATTGGGTAACATCTATGTACACCCTATGACTACAGATGCAAATGGCAACAAAGTAGTAAGTGGTGATGGTTACTATACCGTGGATGCGAACAACTACAAGTACGCAGGTAATATCCTGCCAAAAGTAGTTGGTGGTTTCTCAAATACTATCAGCTATAAAGCATTCACACTGGACTTCACACTGGATTACCGCTTTGGTGGTAAACTGATCTCTATCCCTACCTACTACCAGCTAGGTGCAGGTATGTTTAAAAACACACTGCAATACAGGGATGCGGCACATGGTGGGATCTCTTATGTAGCAAATGATGATGCAAAAGCCGATTACACCGCCAATGCAGATGGTGACCGTCATGATGGTGTGATCCTGAAAGGAGTAACATCCACAGGTGCAACCAACAGCAAGGTGATCAGCGCAGCCGCTTACTATATGAATAATTTCAACTGGCGTAACGATGGTGACTACTCTGCAGCAGTATTCAACAATAGTTATATCAAGGTACGTGAAGTATCCTTCTCTTACAGCATGCCTAAAAAGATCACGAACCGCCTGCACCTGCAGCAATTGCAGCTGAGCCTCATAGGCCGCAACCTGTTCTACCTGTATAAATCGCTGCCTTATGGTTTAGATCCGGAAGTAGCAGTAGGTTCTTCATGGTCCAGCCAGGGTATTGACAACGGTACTGCCGGTGCTACCCGTAGCCTTGGTGCCAGCCTGCGTGCACGCTTCTAA
- a CDS encoding SusD/RagB family nutrient-binding outer membrane lipoprotein, whose amino-acid sequence MKRLFIIFAFLAAAFSSCKKSLEENYMNPELTTSGSLGKLLSGMYLNKRIHPSYWDWYTFVMPTTGAFSQTVALSPGAQMYVPSTSYTENRWVDYYDGATGTDYNYSGPGIMSNYREMETVYNAMSAEDQQTGLIFLKVAQVILYDQTSQMIDLWGDIPFSASNSLNVTRSLSYAKFDDAASLYDTMITNLKVLNAYFDTATLATLQATELKKQDLMFNGDLGKWQRYANSLRLRLLMRISNYDEATAKTEVTTMLNDPATYPLITANEYNAVLWMSPTTVKSDLNDVFSGYPYAPAYLLDTLMLANNDPRTDVFWDADGTNGFKGFPVNGTTAQYEAGGYATFDSATFFYNYNIPAVLMTAAEVSFLKAEADERWTIGTAQTDYENGITQSTAFYYSINSNMVLKSGDYTALTAPTTATISTYLLKNAIAYSGTTTEKLAKIYTQKWMNFFVLQAGQAWAEYRRTGYPVLDFATSTSASGPTPPNRLLYPSSEQLYNSANYSAVSGKDTRDTKIFWDVN is encoded by the coding sequence ATGAAACGTCTCTTTATAATATTTGCTTTCCTTGCAGCGGCTTTCAGCTCCTGTAAGAAATCACTGGAAGAAAACTATATGAACCCCGAGCTCACCACCAGTGGCTCCCTGGGTAAATTACTTTCGGGTATGTACCTGAATAAAAGGATTCACCCCTCTTACTGGGATTGGTATACATTCGTGATGCCAACCACAGGTGCGTTCTCTCAAACCGTAGCCCTTTCGCCAGGTGCACAGATGTATGTACCCTCTACCAGCTATACCGAAAACCGCTGGGTGGATTACTATGATGGTGCTACCGGTACAGACTACAATTACAGTGGCCCGGGTATCATGAGTAACTATCGTGAAATGGAGACCGTCTACAATGCCATGTCTGCCGAAGATCAGCAAACAGGCCTGATCTTCCTGAAAGTGGCACAGGTGATCTTATATGACCAGACATCACAGATGATCGACCTCTGGGGAGATATTCCCTTCTCAGCGTCCAACTCACTGAACGTTACCCGTTCCCTGAGTTATGCAAAGTTTGATGATGCAGCAAGTCTGTACGACACTATGATCACGAACCTGAAAGTGCTGAATGCTTATTTCGATACAGCCACCCTAGCTACCCTGCAGGCTACTGAACTGAAGAAACAGGACCTGATGTTCAACGGAGACCTGGGCAAATGGCAGCGCTATGCCAACTCACTGCGTCTACGTCTGCTGATGCGGATCTCTAATTACGACGAAGCTACTGCAAAGACAGAAGTAACGACTATGCTGAACGATCCGGCTACCTACCCGCTCATTACAGCTAATGAGTACAATGCCGTATTGTGGATGAGCCCTACCACCGTAAAAAGTGACCTGAATGATGTATTCTCCGGCTACCCATACGCACCGGCTTACCTGCTGGATACCCTGATGCTGGCGAATAATGACCCGCGTACAGATGTATTCTGGGATGCAGATGGTACAAATGGTTTCAAAGGATTCCCTGTGAACGGTACCACTGCACAATACGAAGCAGGTGGCTATGCTACCTTCGATTCCGCTACATTCTTCTATAACTATAATATTCCGGCCGTGCTGATGACCGCTGCAGAAGTGAGCTTCCTGAAAGCAGAAGCAGATGAGAGATGGACTATCGGCACCGCGCAGACAGACTATGAAAATGGGATTACACAGTCTACTGCATTTTATTATAGTATCAACAGCAACATGGTGCTGAAGAGCGGAGACTATACTGCACTGACCGCACCAACCACTGCTACCATCAGTACCTATTTGCTGAAGAACGCCATTGCCTACAGTGGTACCACCACAGAAAAACTGGCTAAAATTTACACGCAGAAATGGATGAATTTCTTCGTGCTGCAGGCCGGCCAGGCATGGGCAGAGTACAGAAGAACCGGGTACCCGGTGCTGGACTTTGCTACCTCCACATCAGCAAGTGGTCCAACACCTCCAAACCGCCTACTTTATCCGTCATCGGAACAGCTGTATAACAGTGCTAACTATTCTGCAGTATCCGGCAAGGATACCCGGGATACGAAGATCTTCTGGGATGTTAATTGA
- a CDS encoding SusC/RagA family TonB-linked outer membrane protein, translating into MKLLYAFLALLLLVYARAYPQQHDLQTFNGIVTDSANNPIPGATIAVKNGNRGVVTKPDGTFTLSTAAGSIITVSIIGYQTREVTLTGTSRIQITMTSLASNLTDIVVVGYGVQRKASVTGAVSTLKSDDLVRTPATTTSGALVGKMPGITARAADSRPGNGTSIQIRNLGNPLFVIDGVPYTGSTAVTSFGFTSGSGQDVFNNLGLEDIENISILKDASASIYGLRASNGVVLVTTKKGRKNDQPNINMSAYYGLQNFTRYPHPANAGQYVRALVESEQNLGRDPSLLYTKDQLAKWEAGNEKGYKSYDYYKEVLRPNVPQYYLSANASGGGPRNSYYMSVSRLKQEAVIKDFNYERTNLQANLESSLAKGLKVGTQISGRLEKRHQVGVPGLDDFFNPFLSIFSMWPTESPYANDNPKYINQTHNVNVNPATYKDDVTGYVNEWWRGMNVNLNAQYDLDFGLSIKGIYSYNYMNEEFDGFEYTWDAYKYDATNNSYYTEPGFGNQNPWRERHKRNVVSRYAQFQLSYNRKFGNHNISAVGAYELSDYDNSYYVVHTIPTNNYVPTQYLVEQDYLSDEWSLEARAGYIGRINYDYKSKYLVEVLGRYDGSYIYAQGHRWGFFPGVSLGWRITEEPFLKKDWLNDLKLRVSYGETGSEIGFSDGSAPTAFGYLAGYNFNQGGAVLNNSYVIGLRPRGLAVTELSWVKNRTWNAGFDFTVLDNKMSGQFDVFERRRTGLPAARYDVLLPSEVGYSLPNANLNSDATRGIEGMVTYMGKSGKVNYSIGVNATFARLRSLHTYKPRFGNGWDQYRNSIENRWANETWGYHVTGRFNSQEEIKNYGIDNDGQGNRTELPGDFKYEDVNGDKIINGLDQRPIGYAQGAQPYMSFGLNASVGYKGFTLRMDLAGATMQSFLRDWELRYPFQNNGSSPAYMLANRWHRADPYDNNSAWISGKYPAIRKDNTTHVNYQVNDFWITNVHYLRLKNLELAYNFSKNMVKKIGLSALRVYVNGTNLFSFDNVKEFEIDPEISSSNGLVYPQQRLYNFGFNVSF; encoded by the coding sequence ATGAAATTGCTTTACGCTTTTTTAGCGTTGCTGCTGCTCGTTTACGCACGGGCATACCCACAGCAGCACGATCTACAAACTTTTAATGGCATTGTCACCGATTCTGCCAACAACCCGATTCCTGGTGCCACCATCGCTGTCAAAAACGGAAACAGGGGCGTCGTGACCAAACCCGATGGTACCTTCACCCTCTCTACCGCCGCCGGCAGCATCATTACTGTCAGCATTATTGGCTACCAGACCCGCGAAGTGACCCTTACGGGCACCAGCCGTATCCAGATCACCATGACCTCCCTGGCCAGCAACCTGACCGATATTGTCGTGGTTGGATATGGTGTACAACGTAAGGCATCCGTTACAGGGGCCGTAAGCACCCTAAAATCAGACGATCTGGTGCGTACCCCGGCAACGACTACCTCCGGCGCTTTGGTGGGAAAAATGCCCGGTATTACGGCCAGAGCTGCCGACTCCCGCCCGGGTAACGGTACCTCCATCCAGATTCGCAACCTCGGGAACCCGCTTTTCGTAATCGATGGCGTTCCTTACACCGGTAGCACGGCCGTGACCTCCTTTGGTTTTACCAGCGGATCAGGTCAGGACGTATTCAACAACCTGGGCCTGGAGGATATCGAGAACATCTCCATCCTCAAAGATGCCTCTGCCTCCATTTACGGTCTCCGCGCCTCCAACGGTGTTGTCCTCGTGACCACCAAAAAAGGCCGTAAAAACGACCAGCCCAACATCAACATGAGCGCTTATTACGGCCTCCAGAACTTCACCCGCTATCCGCACCCCGCCAATGCCGGTCAGTACGTGCGCGCACTCGTGGAGTCCGAACAGAACCTGGGCCGTGATCCCTCATTGCTCTACACCAAAGACCAACTGGCCAAATGGGAAGCCGGTAATGAAAAAGGGTACAAAAGCTATGACTACTACAAGGAAGTACTCCGGCCCAATGTGCCACAGTATTACCTGAGTGCCAATGCCTCCGGCGGAGGGCCGCGCAACAGCTACTATATGTCCGTAAGCCGCCTCAAACAGGAAGCCGTGATCAAAGACTTCAACTACGAGCGTACCAATCTCCAGGCGAACCTCGAAAGCAGCCTGGCCAAAGGACTCAAAGTAGGTACCCAGATCAGCGGTCGCCTCGAAAAACGCCACCAGGTAGGTGTACCCGGTCTCGATGACTTTTTTAATCCCTTCCTCAGTATCTTCAGCATGTGGCCAACAGAAAGCCCCTATGCGAATGATAACCCGAAGTACATCAACCAGACCCACAACGTAAACGTAAACCCGGCCACCTACAAAGATGATGTAACCGGCTATGTGAACGAATGGTGGCGCGGCATGAACGTAAACCTGAATGCTCAGTACGACCTCGACTTTGGCCTCAGTATAAAAGGGATCTACTCCTACAACTACATGAACGAAGAATTCGACGGTTTTGAATATACCTGGGATGCGTACAAATACGACGCTACCAACAATAGCTACTATACAGAACCTGGTTTCGGTAACCAGAACCCATGGCGCGAAAGACACAAACGTAACGTTGTCTCCCGCTATGCGCAGTTCCAGCTCAGTTACAACCGCAAGTTCGGTAACCACAATATCTCTGCGGTTGGTGCGTATGAACTCTCCGATTACGACAACTCTTACTACGTAGTACATACAATACCTACTAACAATTACGTGCCTACGCAATACCTCGTGGAGCAGGACTATCTCTCCGACGAATGGTCACTGGAAGCCAGGGCCGGTTACATTGGCCGTATCAACTACGACTATAAATCCAAATACCTCGTGGAAGTATTAGGTCGCTATGATGGTTCTTACATCTATGCCCAGGGCCATCGCTGGGGTTTCTTCCCGGGTGTATCTCTCGGCTGGCGTATTACAGAGGAACCCTTCCTGAAAAAAGACTGGCTGAACGACCTGAAACTGAGGGTTTCCTACGGTGAAACCGGTAGCGAAATCGGTTTCTCTGATGGTAGTGCGCCCACTGCATTTGGCTACCTTGCCGGTTACAATTTCAATCAGGGAGGCGCTGTACTCAACAACAGTTATGTGATTGGTCTGCGCCCCCGTGGCCTGGCTGTGACAGAACTCTCCTGGGTAAAGAACAGAACCTGGAATGCCGGTTTTGACTTCACCGTACTGGATAATAAAATGAGCGGTCAGTTCGACGTATTCGAACGCCGCCGTACCGGTCTCCCCGCAGCACGTTACGATGTACTCCTGCCAAGTGAGGTAGGCTATAGCCTGCCCAATGCCAACCTGAATTCTGACGCTACCCGTGGTATCGAAGGTATGGTCACCTATATGGGCAAGAGCGGCAAAGTGAATTACAGCATTGGTGTCAATGCGACCTTTGCCCGTTTGCGAAGCCTGCATACCTACAAACCACGTTTTGGTAACGGCTGGGATCAATACCGCAACTCCATCGAAAACAGGTGGGCCAATGAAACCTGGGGTTACCACGTAACCGGTCGCTTCAACTCACAGGAGGAGATCAAAAACTACGGTATCGACAACGATGGCCAGGGTAACCGTACCGAACTGCCCGGTGATTTCAAATACGAAGACGTAAATGGTGATAAGATCATCAATGGCCTGGATCAGCGCCCTATTGGCTACGCACAGGGTGCACAGCCTTACATGAGCTTTGGCCTGAATGCCAGTGTGGGGTATAAAGGCTTTACCCTGAGAATGGATCTGGCAGGTGCAACGATGCAGTCTTTCCTGCGTGACTGGGAACTGCGTTATCCTTTCCAGAACAACGGTTCATCCCCTGCTTACATGCTGGCAAACCGCTGGCACAGGGCCGATCCATATGATAACAACAGTGCCTGGATAAGTGGTAAATACCCTGCTATTCGCAAGGATAATACAACTCACGTAAACTACCAGGTAAACGATTTCTGGATTACAAACGTGCATTACCTCCGTTTGAAAAACCTGGAACTGGCTTATAATTTCTCAAAAAACATGGTAAAGAAGATCGGGCTCTCAGCACTGCGCGTGTATGTAAATGGTACAAACCTGTTTTCATTTGATAATGTGAAGGAATTTGAAATTGATCCTGAAATCAGTTCTTCAAATGGCCTGGTGTATCCGCAACAACGTTTGTACAATTTCGGCTTTAATGTGTCTTTCTAA